A window of the Mesorhizobium opportunistum WSM2075 genome harbors these coding sequences:
- a CDS encoding ABC transporter substrate-binding protein, with product MTRRGALALFVLPLVATMVRPADAKPLRVVCLDDGLAETLLMLGVTPVAVADREVWEKWVVEPPLPPQVADIGTILEPNLEFLQQLRPDVILSIPYLDGIKPLLERVAPVTTIGIYTPDGQPYQRAIEATRQLAALVGRESEGEALIAATEAHFSDVRQRLAPLSARPIYVVSFLDPRNVRVYGEKSLFQAVFDRIGIRNAWTGETNYWGFATVGIDGLATSDDARLAYLEPLPEGAGGTLTESQVWNAMPFVRNRSIMRLAPVLMFGTLPSASRFARLLAQALTTEPAGG from the coding sequence ATGACTCGGCGCGGCGCGCTGGCGCTGTTCGTGCTGCCTTTGGTCGCAACCATGGTTCGGCCGGCTGACGCGAAGCCGCTGCGCGTCGTCTGCCTGGACGATGGGCTGGCGGAGACTTTGCTGATGCTCGGCGTCACGCCGGTCGCCGTCGCCGACCGCGAGGTCTGGGAAAAATGGGTGGTCGAGCCGCCGCTGCCGCCGCAGGTTGCCGATATCGGCACGATCCTGGAGCCCAATCTCGAATTCCTCCAGCAGCTTCGTCCCGACGTCATTCTCTCCATCCCCTATCTCGACGGCATCAAACCGCTGCTCGAACGCGTGGCGCCGGTGACGACGATCGGCATCTATACGCCGGATGGCCAGCCCTACCAGCGCGCCATCGAGGCGACCCGACAGTTGGCGGCGCTTGTCGGCAGGGAAAGCGAAGGCGAAGCCCTGATCGCCGCAACGGAGGCGCATTTTTCTGATGTCAGGCAGCGGCTGGCGCCGCTGTCGGCGAGGCCGATCTATGTCGTCAGCTTCCTCGACCCGCGCAATGTGCGTGTCTACGGCGAGAAAAGCCTGTTCCAGGCGGTGTTCGACCGCATCGGCATCCGCAACGCCTGGACCGGCGAGACCAATTACTGGGGATTTGCAACCGTCGGCATCGACGGGCTGGCGACATCGGATGATGCGCGCCTTGCCTATCTCGAACCCTTGCCGGAGGGGGCGGGCGGCACGCTGACCGAAAGCCAGGTCTGGAACGCCATGCCCTTCGTGCGCAACCGCTCGATCATGCGTCTTGCCCCCGTTCTGATGTTCGGCACGCTGCCTTCGGCGAGCCGTTTTGCCCGGCTGCTGGCGCAAGCGCTGACGACGGAGCCCGCCGGTGGCTGA
- the ggt gene encoding gamma-glutamyltransferase yields MPLTRRTLIAVSLSLMLTLQSVAAFAASPAPAKGEHGMVVTAQHLASEVGVEVLKKGGNAVDAAVAVGYALAVVYPNAGNIGGGGFMTIRFKDGKSTFLDFRERAPLAATKTMYLDKDGKPVKGASLDGYLAVGVPGSVAGFEMAREKYGTLSRQDLMAPAIAYAKDGFVLNQGDAASLAGNAERLAKDPAAAAIFLKPDGKPYGIGERLVQPDLAASLSAIFDKGPDAFYKGAIADAIVKASGAKGGILAKPDFEQYAVRELKPVTCSYRGYEITSSPPPSSGGVIICEILNVLEGYPLSYLGAGSAETVHVMVEAMRHAYVDRNSALGDPDFVDNPVSKLLDKGYAKDIRDKIDPFRAGVSQDLMPKGFGESKETTHYSIIDNDGNAVAVTYTLNGSFGAGVVADGTGILLNNEMDDFTQKPGVPNLYGLVQGEANAIQPKKTPLSSMSPTIVARDGKPFMVIGSPGGSRIITITLEAIVNVIDHGMNIQEAIDAPRIHHQWLPDTVYIEPFGLSPDTERLLAGMGYHLDLSDQTWGQAAGILVGGKSLAEIGKGGGARYNGAIDSRAASGEALGY; encoded by the coding sequence ATGCCGCTCACCCGCAGAACGCTGATCGCCGTCAGTCTATCGTTGATGCTTACCCTTCAGTCGGTGGCGGCTTTCGCCGCCTCGCCGGCACCGGCCAAGGGCGAACACGGCATGGTGGTGACGGCCCAGCATCTGGCATCCGAAGTCGGCGTCGAGGTGTTGAAGAAGGGCGGCAATGCCGTCGATGCGGCGGTCGCGGTGGGTTATGCGCTCGCCGTCGTCTATCCGAACGCCGGCAATATCGGTGGCGGGGGGTTCATGACCATCCGCTTCAAGGACGGCAAATCGACTTTCCTCGATTTCCGCGAACGCGCGCCGCTGGCGGCGACCAAGACCATGTATCTGGACAAGGACGGCAAACCGGTGAAGGGGGCGAGCCTCGACGGCTACCTCGCCGTCGGCGTGCCGGGCTCGGTGGCCGGCTTCGAGATGGCGCGTGAAAAATATGGGACGCTGTCCCGGCAAGACCTGATGGCGCCGGCGATTGCCTATGCCAAGGACGGCTTCGTCCTCAACCAGGGCGATGCCGCGTCACTTGCCGGCAATGCGGAGCGGCTGGCCAAGGATCCCGCCGCGGCCGCCATTTTCCTGAAGCCCGATGGCAAGCCCTATGGCATCGGCGAGCGGCTGGTCCAGCCTGATCTTGCCGCCTCGCTCTCGGCGATTTTCGACAAAGGTCCTGATGCATTCTACAAAGGCGCCATCGCCGACGCCATCGTCAAGGCAAGCGGCGCCAAGGGCGGCATCCTGGCCAAACCAGATTTCGAGCAATATGCGGTGCGCGAACTCAAACCGGTGACCTGCAGCTATCGCGGCTACGAGATTACATCCTCGCCGCCGCCAAGCTCGGGCGGTGTCATCATCTGCGAGATACTCAACGTGCTGGAAGGCTATCCGCTGTCCTATCTCGGCGCTGGTTCGGCCGAGACGGTTCATGTCATGGTCGAGGCCATGCGCCATGCCTATGTCGACCGCAATTCGGCACTTGGCGATCCCGATTTCGTCGACAATCCGGTCTCGAAGCTGCTCGACAAAGGCTACGCCAAGGACATCCGCGACAAGATCGACCCGTTCCGCGCCGGCGTCTCGCAGGACCTGATGCCGAAGGGCTTTGGCGAGTCGAAGGAGACGACGCATTATTCCATCATCGACAATGACGGCAATGCGGTCGCGGTCACCTACACGCTGAACGGCTCGTTCGGCGCCGGCGTCGTCGCCGACGGCACCGGCATCCTGCTCAACAACGAGATGGACGATTTCACCCAGAAGCCCGGCGTGCCCAACCTTTATGGACTGGTCCAGGGCGAGGCCAACGCCATCCAGCCGAAGAAGACGCCGCTGTCATCGATGAGCCCGACCATCGTCGCCAGGGACGGCAAGCCGTTCATGGTCATCGGCAGTCCTGGCGGCTCGCGCATCATCACCATCACGCTGGAAGCGATCGTCAACGTCATCGACCATGGCATGAACATCCAGGAAGCGATCGACGCGCCGCGCATCCACCATCAGTGGCTGCCCGACACGGTTTACATCGAACCGTTCGGACTGTCGCCGGACACCGAAAGGCTGCTGGCCGGCATGGGCTATCACCTCGATCTGAGCGACCAGACCTGGGGCCAGGCGGCCGGCATTCTCGTTGGCGGCAAGAGCCTGGCGGAAATCGGGAAGGGCGGCGGCGCGCGCTACAATGGCGCCATCGACAGCCGCGCGGCCTCAGGCGAGGCGCTCGGATACTGA
- the rhaI gene encoding L-rhamnose catabolism isomerase — protein MSETIISTEIVEKDNAGRKANLERDYASLGERLDRRGIAIDAIRDKVEKFAVAIPSWGVGTGGTRFARFPGAGEPRDIFDKIEDCAVIQQLTQATPTVSLHIPWDKADPNRLKQAASRFGLGFDAMNSNTFSDAKDQKLSYKFGSLSHADAGTRRQAVEHNLECIEIGRTLGSKALTVWIGDGSNFPGQVNFAKAFERYLDAMKQIYAGLPTDWKLFSEHKMYEPAFYSTVVQDWGTNYMIARELGDKAFCLVDLGHHAPNVNIEMIVSRLIQFRKLGGFHFNDSKYGDDDLDAGSIDPYRLFLVFNELVDAELSGAEGFDPAHMLDQSHNVTDPIESLMLSAVEVQRAYAQALLVDRKALEGFQEANDALMATQTLKAAYRTDIEPILAMARLKTGGAIDPVAAYRAAGYRAKVAGERPAVAGGSGGIV, from the coding sequence TTGTCCGAAACCATCATCTCCACCGAAATCGTCGAAAAGGACAACGCCGGGCGCAAAGCCAACCTCGAGCGTGACTACGCCTCGCTTGGCGAACGCCTCGACCGTCGCGGCATCGCCATCGACGCCATCCGCGACAAGGTCGAGAAATTCGCCGTGGCCATCCCTTCCTGGGGCGTCGGCACTGGCGGCACACGCTTTGCTCGTTTTCCCGGCGCCGGCGAGCCGCGCGACATCTTCGACAAGATCGAGGATTGCGCCGTCATCCAGCAATTGACGCAGGCGACGCCGACCGTCTCCTTGCACATTCCGTGGGACAAGGCCGACCCGAACCGGCTGAAGCAGGCGGCCTCGCGCTTCGGTCTCGGCTTCGACGCCATGAACTCCAACACCTTCTCGGACGCCAAGGACCAGAAGCTGTCCTACAAATTCGGTTCGCTGTCGCATGCCGATGCCGGCACCCGCCGGCAAGCGGTCGAGCACAATCTCGAATGCATCGAGATCGGCAGGACGCTGGGCTCCAAGGCGCTGACGGTGTGGATCGGCGACGGCTCGAACTTCCCGGGCCAGGTGAATTTCGCCAAGGCGTTCGAGCGCTATCTCGACGCCATGAAGCAAATCTATGCCGGGCTGCCGACGGACTGGAAGCTGTTCAGCGAACACAAAATGTACGAGCCGGCCTTCTATTCCACCGTCGTGCAGGATTGGGGCACCAATTACATGATCGCCAGGGAGTTGGGCGACAAGGCCTTCTGCCTGGTCGACCTTGGCCACCACGCGCCCAACGTCAACATCGAGATGATCGTGTCGCGGCTGATCCAGTTCCGGAAACTCGGCGGCTTCCACTTCAACGATTCCAAATATGGCGACGACGATCTCGATGCCGGCTCCATCGACCCTTACCGGCTGTTCCTGGTCTTCAACGAATTGGTCGATGCCGAACTCTCCGGCGCCGAGGGTTTCGATCCCGCCCATATGCTCGACCAGAGCCACAACGTCACCGATCCGATCGAAAGCTTGATGCTGTCGGCGGTCGAGGTGCAGCGCGCCTATGCGCAGGCGCTGCTGGTCGACCGCAAGGCGCTCGAAGGCTTCCAGGAGGCCAATGACGCGCTGATGGCGACGCAGACGCTGAAAGCGGCCTACCGCACCGACATCGAGCCGATCCTGGCCATGGCGCGGCTGAAGACCGGCGGTGCCATCGATCCCGTCGCCGCCTACCGTGCCGCGGGCTACCGCGCCAAGGTCGCGGGAGAGCGTCCGGCGGTCGCCGGCGGGAGCGGCGGGATAGTGTAG
- a CDS encoding bifunctional rhamnulose-1-phosphate aldolase/short-chain dehydrogenase — protein MLDKRSGSRLANLWDDAKAKGMSDPELLVYRSNTLGSDKRVTNYGGGNTSSKIWQKDQLSGETVEVLWVKGSGGDSASIKLDGFATLYMDKLRALKGLYRGVEHEDEMVGFLPHCTFNLNPRAASIDTPLHAYVPKPFVDHMHPDAIIAIAAAKDSKALTKEIFGDAIGWLPWKRPGFELGLWLEKFCIENPEAKGVILESHGLFTWGDTPKECYETTISVINQAIEWFERRSEGLAIFGGEVVKSLDAAARRAIAAKLMPKIRGLISEKSHKLGHFDDQPAVLEFVNSRDLRSLAALGTSCPDHFLRTKIRPLVIEFDPAKPDVDAVIARLADDIAAYRVGYQAYYDSCKHADSPAIRDPNAVVYLMPGVGMFTFAGDKATARISGEFYVNAINVMRGASTVSSYVGLPAQEAFDIEYWLLEDLKLQRMPRPKSLAGQIALVTGGAGGIGRATANRLLREGACVVLADIDEAALASANEELANAYGKDFVRPVVINVTSEDQVVAGFAETAVEFGGIDILVSNAGLASSAPIEETTLALWNKNMDILSTGYFLVSREAFRLFRVQKIGGNVVFVASKNGLAASPNAAAYCTAKAAEIHLARCLALEGAEAQIRVNVVNPDAVLRGSKIWTGEWKEQRAAAYKMSTDDLEEHYRSRSMLKRSVFPEDIAEAIYFFASDMSAKSTGNIINVDAGNAQSFTR, from the coding sequence ATGCTCGACAAGCGCTCCGGCTCGCGCCTGGCCAATCTGTGGGATGATGCGAAAGCCAAGGGGATGAGCGACCCAGAGCTTCTGGTCTATCGCTCGAACACGCTCGGCTCCGACAAGCGCGTCACCAACTATGGCGGTGGCAACACCTCCTCCAAGATCTGGCAGAAGGATCAGCTCAGCGGCGAGACCGTCGAGGTGCTCTGGGTCAAGGGCTCCGGCGGCGACAGCGCCTCGATCAAGCTCGATGGCTTCGCCACGCTCTACATGGACAAATTGCGCGCGCTCAAAGGCCTTTATCGCGGCGTCGAGCATGAGGACGAGATGGTCGGCTTCCTGCCGCACTGCACGTTCAATCTCAATCCGCGCGCGGCCTCGATCGACACGCCGCTGCACGCCTATGTGCCGAAGCCTTTTGTCGACCACATGCATCCCGATGCCATCATCGCCATCGCCGCCGCGAAGGACTCCAAGGCGCTGACCAAGGAAATTTTCGGCGACGCCATCGGCTGGTTGCCATGGAAGCGGCCGGGCTTCGAACTCGGCCTGTGGCTGGAGAAATTCTGCATTGAAAACCCCGAGGCCAAGGGCGTCATCCTGGAAAGCCACGGCCTGTTCACCTGGGGTGACACGCCCAAGGAATGCTACGAGACCACGATCTCGGTGATCAACCAGGCGATCGAGTGGTTCGAGCGCCGCTCCGAGGGCCTCGCCATATTCGGCGGCGAGGTGGTGAAGTCGCTCGACGCCGCCGCACGCCGCGCCATCGCGGCGAAACTGATGCCGAAAATCCGCGGCCTGATCTCGGAAAAGAGCCATAAGCTCGGCCATTTCGACGACCAGCCCGCCGTGCTCGAATTCGTCAACTCCAGGGATTTGCGCTCGCTGGCCGCACTTGGCACCTCGTGCCCGGACCACTTCCTGCGCACCAAGATCCGCCCGCTGGTCATCGAGTTCGATCCGGCCAAACCCGATGTCGACGCCGTCATCGCCCGCCTCGCCGACGACATTGCCGCTTATCGCGTCGGCTACCAGGCCTATTACGACAGCTGCAAGCATGCGGACTCGCCCGCCATCCGCGATCCCAACGCCGTCGTCTACCTGATGCCCGGCGTCGGCATGTTCACCTTCGCCGGCGACAAGGCCACCGCGCGCATTTCGGGCGAATTCTACGTCAACGCCATCAATGTCATGCGCGGCGCCTCGACCGTCTCCTCCTATGTCGGCCTGCCCGCGCAGGAAGCCTTCGACATCGAATACTGGCTGCTCGAGGATCTGAAGCTGCAGCGCATGCCCAGACCGAAGTCGCTCGCCGGCCAGATCGCGCTGGTCACCGGCGGCGCCGGCGGCATTGGCCGGGCAACGGCCAACCGCCTGCTGCGCGAAGGCGCCTGCGTGGTGCTGGCCGACATCGACGAGGCCGCGCTCGCCAGCGCCAATGAGGAACTGGCGAACGCCTACGGCAAGGATTTCGTCCGGCCAGTGGTGATCAACGTCACCTCGGAGGACCAGGTCGTCGCGGGCTTCGCCGAGACGGCGGTCGAGTTCGGCGGCATCGACATTCTTGTGTCCAACGCGGGTCTCGCCTCCTCGGCGCCGATCGAGGAGACGACACTGGCGTTGTGGAACAAGAACATGGACATCCTGTCGACCGGCTATTTCCTGGTCTCGCGGGAGGCATTCCGGCTGTTCAGGGTGCAGAAGATCGGCGGCAACGTCGTCTTCGTCGCCTCCAAGAACGGCCTTGCCGCCTCGCCCAACGCCGCCGCTTATTGCACCGCCAAGGCGGCCGAGATCCATCTCGCCAGGTGTCTCGCGCTGGAAGGCGCGGAAGCCCAGATCAGGGTCAACGTCGTCAACCCGGATGCGGTGCTGCGCGGCTCGAAGATCTGGACCGGCGAGTGGAAGGAACAGCGAGCCGCCGCCTACAAGATGTCGACCGACGATCTGGAAGAGCACTACCGCTCGCGCTCGATGCTGAAGCGTTCGGTGTTTCCCGAAGACATCGCCGAAGCGATCTACTTCTTCGCATCCGACATGTCGGCCAAGTCGACCGGCAACATCATCAACGTCGATGCCGGCAACGCGCAGAGCTTTACACGCTAG
- a CDS encoding DeoR/GlpR family DNA-binding transcription regulator has product MHEKERHRIILSAVQEKPVVTVQEMVDLTESSEATIRRDIAALHVQKRLRRVRGGAEAISPPQFIGLAGRPFSVNETINASQKRAIAREAVELCGDGEPIIINGGTTTFQMVHFLTGRRMPIFTNSFPIAEHLLKHSKNTVMLSGGTIYREQNIILSPFDNDVTRNFYARRMFMGAQGLGPLGLMEGDPLLIQAEQKLIDQADELVVLVDSSKFRKRSSLILCGLSRIATVITDDGIEDREAKMLETAGVTLIVARKSAKEESSLQA; this is encoded by the coding sequence ATGCACGAAAAAGAGCGCCACAGGATCATTCTGTCCGCCGTCCAGGAAAAGCCTGTGGTGACGGTGCAGGAGATGGTCGACCTGACGGAGTCCTCCGAGGCGACGATCCGGCGTGATATCGCGGCACTGCATGTCCAGAAGCGGCTGCGCAGGGTGCGAGGCGGCGCCGAGGCAATCTCGCCGCCACAGTTCATCGGGCTCGCCGGCCGGCCCTTTTCCGTAAACGAAACGATCAATGCTTCTCAGAAGCGGGCGATTGCGCGTGAAGCGGTCGAACTGTGCGGGGATGGCGAGCCGATCATCATCAATGGCGGCACCACGACGTTCCAGATGGTGCATTTCCTGACCGGCCGGCGCATGCCGATCTTCACCAATTCGTTCCCGATCGCCGAGCATCTGCTCAAGCATTCCAAGAACACGGTGATGCTGTCCGGCGGTACGATCTACCGCGAGCAGAACATCATCCTGTCGCCCTTCGACAATGACGTGACGCGCAATTTCTACGCGCGCCGCATGTTCATGGGCGCTCAAGGGTTGGGGCCGCTCGGCCTGATGGAAGGCGATCCGCTGTTGATCCAGGCGGAGCAGAAGCTGATCGACCAGGCCGACGAGCTGGTGGTGCTGGTCGACTCCTCGAAATTCCGCAAGCGCTCCAGCCTGATCCTGTGCGGCCTGTCGCGCATCGCCACCGTCATCACGGATGACGGCATCGAGGATCGCGAAGCCAAGATGTTGGAGACCGCGGGCGTGACGCTGATCGTCGCCCGCAAATCGGCAAAGGAAGAATCTTCGCTGCAGGCCTGA
- the rhaS gene encoding rhamnose ABC transporter substrate-binding protein has translation MSFLKKLMVTAAFSAAMFVNAAYAENVKIALVVKSLGNGFFDAANKGAEEAAKELGDVDIIYTGPTKATAEAQIEVVNSLIAQKVNAIAISANDADALVPVLKKAMERGITVISWDSGVAKEGRQLHLNPSDTGLIGETIIKLAADYLPEGGDVAILSASSTATNQNAWIDAAKKILPEKFPKIKLVATVYGDDDSAKSTDEAKGLLKSYPNLKAIIAPTTVGVVAAAQVVTDANLIGKVNVTGLALPSEFKKFIDNGASQAVALWNPIDLGYSAVYLAHDLAVKKEEAKPGATLSIGRVGKVTLDDTNSAAMAPPFQFDKSNIEKFSKIY, from the coding sequence ATGAGCTTTCTGAAGAAATTGATGGTTACGGCGGCGTTTTCCGCCGCCATGTTCGTGAATGCCGCCTACGCCGAAAACGTCAAGATCGCGCTGGTGGTGAAGTCGCTCGGCAACGGCTTCTTCGATGCCGCCAACAAGGGCGCCGAAGAGGCGGCCAAGGAACTCGGCGATGTCGACATCATCTACACCGGCCCGACCAAGGCGACCGCCGAAGCGCAGATCGAAGTGGTCAATTCGCTGATCGCGCAGAAGGTCAACGCCATCGCGATTTCCGCCAATGACGCCGACGCCCTGGTGCCGGTGTTGAAGAAGGCCATGGAACGCGGCATCACCGTCATCTCGTGGGATTCGGGCGTTGCCAAGGAAGGCCGCCAGCTTCACCTCAACCCGTCCGATACCGGCCTGATCGGTGAGACCATCATCAAGCTTGCCGCCGACTATCTGCCTGAGGGCGGCGACGTCGCCATCCTGTCGGCTTCCTCGACCGCGACCAACCAGAACGCCTGGATCGACGCGGCCAAGAAAATCCTGCCGGAGAAGTTCCCCAAGATCAAACTGGTCGCCACCGTCTATGGCGATGACGATTCGGCCAAGAGCACCGACGAAGCCAAGGGCCTGTTGAAGTCCTATCCGAACCTCAAGGCGATCATCGCGCCGACCACTGTCGGCGTCGTCGCCGCCGCCCAGGTCGTCACCGACGCGAACCTGATCGGCAAGGTCAACGTCACCGGCCTCGCGCTGCCGTCCGAGTTCAAGAAGTTCATCGACAACGGCGCCAGCCAGGCGGTGGCTCTCTGGAACCCGATCGACCTCGGCTACTCCGCCGTCTACCTCGCCCATGACCTGGCGGTGAAGAAGGAAGAGGCCAAGCCCGGTGCGACGCTGTCGATCGGCCGCGTCGGCAAGGTCACGCTCGACGACACCAATTCGGCTGCGATGGCTCCGCCCTTCCAGTTCGACAAGTCCAACATCGAGAAGTTCTCCAAGATCTATTGA